The following are encoded together in the Pectobacterium wasabiae CFBP 3304 genome:
- a CDS encoding flagellar basal body P-ring protein FlgI, translated as MRIASFFTVLLTLLVLNISPASAERIRDLVNIQGVRGNALIGYGLVVGLDGSGDQTMQTPFTTQSLTNMLSQLGITVPAGTNMQLKNVAAVMVTAELPAFGRSGQNIDVVVSSLGNAKSLRGGTLLMTPLKGVDNQVYALAQGNVLVGGAGASAGGSSVQVNQLAGGRISNGAVIERELPSTFGASNTIMLQLKNDDFSMAQKVSDAINRSGYGGTASPLDSRTIQVLAPHGNSSQVRFLADVQNIEVNVGIQDAKVVINSRTGSVVMNRDVTLDSCAIAQGNLSVTINQQANVSQPNTPFGGGQTVVTPQTEISVQQAGGALQRVNSSANLNNVVRALNSLGATPMELMSILQAMQSAGCLRAKLEII; from the coding sequence ATGCGGATTGCATCATTTTTCACAGTACTGCTGACGTTACTGGTGCTGAATATTTCTCCAGCGTCGGCAGAGAGAATTCGCGATCTGGTTAATATCCAGGGAGTACGCGGTAATGCGTTGATTGGTTACGGTTTAGTTGTCGGGTTGGATGGTTCCGGTGACCAGACCATGCAGACACCGTTTACCACGCAAAGCTTAACGAATATGCTCTCTCAGTTGGGGATTACTGTGCCTGCCGGCACCAACATGCAATTGAAAAACGTTGCTGCGGTGATGGTAACGGCGGAACTCCCTGCTTTCGGTAGATCAGGCCAGAATATTGATGTCGTTGTATCTTCACTCGGTAATGCGAAGAGCCTGCGGGGCGGGACGCTGTTAATGACCCCATTAAAAGGGGTAGATAATCAAGTATACGCCTTGGCTCAGGGGAACGTTTTGGTTGGCGGTGCTGGGGCTTCCGCTGGCGGAAGCAGTGTTCAGGTTAACCAGTTAGCCGGTGGACGAATCAGCAACGGTGCTGTTATTGAACGAGAGTTGCCCAGTACATTTGGCGCGTCAAATACGATTATGCTGCAACTGAAAAATGACGATTTCTCAATGGCGCAGAAAGTGAGTGATGCGATCAATCGCTCTGGATATGGCGGTACAGCGTCTCCGCTGGACTCTCGCACTATTCAGGTCCTCGCTCCACATGGCAATAGTTCTCAGGTTCGCTTTTTGGCCGATGTCCAGAATATTGAGGTCAACGTCGGTATTCAGGATGCCAAGGTCGTGATCAATTCTCGTACCGGTTCTGTCGTAATGAATCGTGATGTAACACTAGATAGCTGCGCTATCGCTCAGGGTAACCTCTCTGTGACGATTAACCAGCAGGCTAATGTCAGTCAGCCTAATACCCCATTTGGCGGCGGTCAGACGGTTGTGACCCCGCAAACAGAGATCTCTGTTCAGCAAGCGGGCGGTGCGTTACAGCGAGTTAACTCCAGCGCCAACCTCAACAACGTCGTGCGTGCATTGAATTCTCTGGGCGCGACGCCGATGGAGCTGATGTCTATTCTGCAGGCGATGCAAAGCGCTGGTTGTTTGCGTGCCAAACTGGAAATTATCTGA
- the flgH gene encoding flagellar basal body L-ring protein FlgH: MNAKSVIKPLRRPRLLALIAMLALNGCAYIPHDKVVTGPTTAQPGSPVLAGPNGSIFQTVQPMNYGYQPMFEDRRPRNIGDTLTIVLQENVSASKSSSANAARNGASTFGVATTPRYLEGPLGNNRASLDATGTNDFSGKGGANANNTFSGTITVTVGQVLANGNLHVVGEKQIAINQGTEFIRFSGVVNPRTISGNNSVPSTQVADARIEYVGNGYINEAQNMGWLQRFFLNVSPF, translated from the coding sequence ATGAATGCAAAGTCGGTTATCAAACCACTCCGCCGACCCCGTCTGTTGGCATTGATCGCGATGTTAGCACTTAACGGTTGCGCCTATATTCCGCATGATAAAGTTGTCACTGGGCCTACGACGGCTCAGCCGGGATCGCCAGTATTAGCCGGTCCTAATGGCTCTATTTTCCAGACCGTGCAGCCGATGAATTATGGTTACCAACCGATGTTTGAAGATCGTCGCCCACGCAATATTGGCGACACATTGACGATCGTATTGCAGGAAAATGTTAGCGCCAGTAAAAGCTCATCAGCGAATGCTGCCCGTAATGGGGCATCAACATTTGGTGTGGCGACAACGCCACGTTATCTCGAAGGGCCGCTAGGTAATAACCGTGCATCGCTGGATGCTACTGGGACGAACGATTTTTCAGGGAAAGGTGGTGCCAATGCGAATAACACGTTTAGCGGTACGATTACGGTCACGGTCGGTCAAGTACTTGCTAATGGCAACCTACATGTCGTTGGCGAAAAGCAAATTGCGATTAATCAGGGGACTGAGTTTATCCGTTTCTCTGGGGTAGTAAATCCGAGAACGATTAGCGGTAACAACTCTGTACCATCAACCCAGGTTGCGGATGCGCGTATTGAATATGTCGGTAATGGCTATATCAACGAGGCGCAAAACATGGGCTGGTTGCAGCGGTTTTTCCTCAATGTTTCTCCGTTCTAA
- the flgG gene encoding flagellar basal-body rod protein FlgG, with protein MIRSLWIAKTGLNAQQTNMDVISNNLANVSTNGFKRQRAVFEDLMYQTIRQPGAQSSEQTMLPSGLQLGTGVRPVSTERIHTQGTFSETGNSKDVAIKGQGFFQVQLPDGTTAYTRDGAFQLDGNGQLVTSSGYQVQPAITVPANATELNIGRDGIVSVKLQGQAATNQIGQLTLTTFINDSGLESMGENLYLETASSGAPNESNPGLNGAGLLFQKYVETSNVNVAEELVSMIQTQRAYEINSKAISSSDQMLQKLTQL; from the coding sequence ATGATCCGTTCTTTGTGGATTGCCAAAACCGGTTTGAATGCTCAGCAAACCAATATGGACGTTATTTCCAATAACTTGGCAAACGTCAGTACCAACGGTTTCAAACGCCAGCGTGCGGTATTTGAAGACTTGATGTATCAAACTATTCGTCAGCCCGGAGCTCAGTCTTCAGAGCAAACCATGCTACCGTCCGGTTTGCAATTAGGGACCGGGGTTCGTCCTGTGTCAACGGAGCGTATCCATACTCAAGGAACGTTTTCCGAGACGGGTAACTCGAAGGACGTTGCTATTAAAGGTCAGGGATTCTTTCAGGTTCAGTTGCCTGACGGTACAACTGCTTATACGCGTGACGGTGCCTTCCAGCTTGATGGTAACGGCCAGTTAGTGACGTCCAGTGGTTATCAGGTTCAGCCTGCCATTACCGTTCCAGCGAATGCGACTGAACTGAATATTGGCCGTGACGGTATTGTCAGCGTAAAATTGCAAGGACAGGCGGCAACAAATCAGATTGGCCAGTTGACGCTGACGACCTTTATTAACGATAGCGGTCTTGAGAGTATGGGCGAAAACCTGTATCTGGAAACTGCGAGTTCAGGTGCGCCGAATGAATCAAACCCGGGTTTGAATGGCGCGGGTTTACTGTTTCAGAAATATGTTGAAACCTCCAATGTCAACGTGGCTGAAGAGCTGGTATCGATGATACAAACTCAGCGTGCCTACGAAATCAACAGTAAAGCGATTTCTTCTTCTGACCAGATGTTGCAGAAATTGACTCAACTGTAA
- a CDS encoding flagellar basal body rod protein FlgF yields MDHAIYTAMGGASQSLEKQAITANNLANASTPGFRAQLSALRAVPVNGLTLPTRTLVVASTPGADMTEGVMNYTGRAMDVALPKESWLAVQTANGGEAYTRNGNMEISADGQLTIQGRVVMGDGGPIDIPPQAQISISPDGTISALNAGDPPNTIAQLGRLKLVKATGQEVERSDDGLFRLTQQAQQQRGNVLQNDPTVRIMPGVIEGSNVNTVDTMVDMIANARRFEMQMKVISSVDDNAQRANQILAMG; encoded by the coding sequence ATGGATCACGCGATTTATACGGCAATGGGTGGCGCGAGTCAGTCATTGGAAAAGCAGGCGATTACTGCGAACAACTTGGCGAACGCCTCAACGCCGGGTTTCCGGGCACAGCTTTCCGCATTGCGCGCTGTACCGGTAAATGGGTTGACACTGCCCACCCGAACGTTGGTTGTCGCTTCAACGCCTGGCGCTGATATGACTGAAGGCGTGATGAATTATACTGGTCGTGCAATGGATGTTGCTTTACCGAAAGAGAGTTGGCTGGCAGTGCAAACGGCTAATGGCGGTGAGGCGTACACCCGTAATGGTAATATGGAGATCAGTGCTGATGGGCAGTTGACTATCCAAGGGCGTGTGGTGATGGGCGACGGTGGGCCGATTGATATTCCCCCGCAGGCTCAGATCAGTATTTCTCCTGATGGTACGATTTCTGCTCTTAATGCCGGTGATCCGCCGAATACCATTGCCCAGTTAGGTCGTCTGAAGCTCGTCAAGGCTACCGGACAAGAAGTTGAGCGGTCTGATGATGGGCTATTTCGCTTGACGCAACAGGCTCAGCAACAACGTGGTAATGTGCTGCAAAACGATCCTACCGTGCGTATTATGCCGGGTGTGATTGAAGGCAGTAATGTGAACACGGTCGATACTATGGTCGATATGATTGCTAATGCTCGTCGCTTTGAAATGCAGATGAAAGTCATTAGCAGCGTCGACGATAATGCACAACGCGCTAATCAGATATTAGCAATGGGTTAA
- the flgE gene encoding flagellar hook protein FlgE has product MGFSQAVSGLNAASNNLDVIGNNIANSATVGFKSGTVTFADMFAGSKVGMGVKVASVLQDFGNGTVTSSSRDLDIAISGGGFYRLQDTNGSTYYSRNGQFMLNGRNIVNAQGMQLTGYPVAGTPPVVQTGADPVPLTVPDGDMLSRATTAATLKANLKSSDAVPTGSWATTPGAEGTYNSKTALTTYDSQGNVHNFTLYFVKTANNTWSTYAKDDSITPATYQPAGTLNFSANGALTGHTPFTIQIVGTNGAATNNFALDLTGSVQQNTEYSYKSPIQNGFAPGSLTGFAINDNGIIEGSYSNGQKQALGQILLASFANPEGLSPEGDNAWSETASSGQAVVGLAGTGSLGKLIGKSTESSNVDLSKELVNMIVAQRNYQSNAQTIKTQDSILQTLVSLR; this is encoded by the coding sequence ATGGGTTTTTCTCAGGCGGTCAGTGGTTTAAACGCTGCATCTAATAACCTGGATGTTATCGGTAATAACATCGCTAACTCAGCAACAGTGGGATTTAAATCCGGGACTGTCACATTTGCCGATATGTTTGCCGGTTCTAAAGTCGGTATGGGTGTGAAAGTCGCATCGGTATTGCAGGATTTCGGTAATGGTACTGTGACGTCGTCCTCGCGGGATCTAGACATCGCGATTAGCGGCGGTGGTTTTTACCGTCTGCAAGACACCAATGGTTCTACTTATTACAGCCGTAATGGTCAGTTTATGCTGAACGGCCGTAATATCGTCAACGCACAAGGCATGCAGTTGACGGGCTACCCAGTTGCGGGTACGCCGCCCGTTGTTCAAACGGGTGCCGATCCCGTACCGTTGACTGTTCCTGATGGCGATATGCTGTCGCGTGCGACAACAGCAGCTACCTTGAAAGCTAACCTGAAATCTTCTGACGCCGTTCCAACAGGCTCTTGGGCCACAACGCCTGGTGCCGAAGGCACTTATAACAGCAAGACAGCGCTAACAACCTATGACAGTCAGGGTAACGTGCACAACTTCACCCTGTATTTTGTTAAAACGGCGAACAATACATGGAGTACTTACGCCAAGGATGACTCAATCACTCCTGCCACGTACCAACCCGCAGGGACGCTGAATTTTTCTGCGAATGGCGCGTTAACAGGGCATACGCCTTTTACGATCCAGATTGTTGGCACAAATGGGGCTGCAACGAACAACTTTGCTCTCGATCTGACTGGTAGCGTGCAACAAAACACAGAATATAGCTACAAAAGCCCAATTCAGAATGGTTTTGCTCCAGGGTCGCTAACGGGTTTTGCTATTAACGACAATGGTATAATCGAGGGCAGCTACAGCAACGGCCAGAAGCAAGCTCTAGGGCAGATTCTTCTTGCTAGTTTTGCCAACCCAGAAGGTTTGTCACCTGAAGGTGATAACGCGTGGTCTGAAACGGCAAGTTCTGGTCAGGCTGTTGTTGGTCTTGCGGGCACGGGCAGTTTAGGTAAGCTGATCGGCAAATCCACCGAAAGTTCGAACGTTGACCTAAGTAAAGAACTGGTCAATATGATTGTGGCGCAGCGTAATTACCAGTCGAACGCGCAGACCATCAAAACACAGGATTCCATTCTGCAAACGCTGGTTAGCCTGCGTTAA
- the flgD gene encoding flagellar hook assembly protein FlgD, with product MSITTNDTSSAARTQSTSSTTAIEKNSSADLQNQFLTLLVAQLKNQDPTNPMSNDQLVSQLAQLNTVSGIEKLNTTLGSISGQINNNQSTQATTLIGRSVMVPGKEILVGKETSTPFGVELEKAAEAVTVTINDATGKAVRTVELGTLSAGVHSFNWDSKLSDGSVAPDGAYTFTVAASTGGAQQVVQPLSYAVVNSVVRGDSGALLDLGLRGRATMDDVRQIL from the coding sequence ATGTCTATAACAACTAATGATACTTCCTCAGCAGCTAGAACACAGAGTACATCGTCGACAACGGCGATAGAGAAGAATAGCAGCGCCGATCTTCAAAATCAGTTTTTGACGCTTCTTGTTGCTCAGTTGAAGAATCAAGACCCGACGAATCCGATGAGTAACGATCAACTGGTAAGCCAACTTGCTCAGCTCAATACGGTCAGCGGTATTGAAAAGTTGAACACCACTCTGGGTTCTATCTCCGGTCAGATCAATAATAACCAATCCACGCAAGCAACAACGCTGATTGGTCGCAGCGTTATGGTTCCAGGAAAAGAAATCCTTGTTGGTAAGGAAACGAGTACTCCTTTTGGTGTTGAGCTGGAAAAAGCGGCTGAAGCTGTCACCGTCACCATCAATGATGCGACAGGCAAAGCTGTTCGTACTGTCGAATTGGGGACGCTTTCTGCTGGAGTTCACTCATTCAACTGGGATAGTAAACTTTCTGATGGTTCGGTTGCACCTGATGGCGCTTATACCTTCACAGTTGCTGCCAGCACTGGTGGGGCGCAGCAGGTTGTCCAGCCATTGAGCTATGCGGTTGTAAATAGTGTTGTTCGCGGTGATAGCGGTGCATTGCTGGATTTAGGTCTGCGCGGCAGAGCCACCATGGATGATGTCAGACAGATTCTGTAA
- the flgC gene encoding flagellar basal body rod protein FlgC, translating into MSLLNIFEISGSALSAQSQRLNVSASNLANADSVTGPDGEPYRAKQVVFEVNAAPGQSTGGVRVANVIEDPSPARLVYEPGNPLADGQGYVRMPNVDPVAEMVNTISASRSYQANVEVLNTTKSMMMKTLTIGQ; encoded by the coding sequence ATGTCGTTATTAAATATATTCGAGATTTCAGGCTCAGCGCTCTCTGCGCAATCTCAGCGTCTGAATGTGAGCGCCAGTAATCTGGCTAACGCAGACAGTGTAACGGGCCCAGATGGTGAGCCTTATCGTGCCAAACAGGTTGTATTCGAAGTGAATGCAGCTCCTGGGCAGTCAACTGGCGGTGTGCGCGTTGCTAATGTTATCGAAGATCCATCGCCTGCGCGTCTGGTTTACGAACCGGGCAACCCACTGGCTGATGGACAGGGATACGTTCGCATGCCGAATGTTGACCCAGTAGCAGAAATGGTGAACACCATTTCTGCATCGCGTAGTTATCAGGCAAACGTCGAAGTTTTGAATACGACAAAGTCGATGATGATGAAGACGTTAACGATCGGGCAATAA
- the flgB gene encoding flagellar basal body rod protein FlgB — protein MLDKLNASLRFQQEALNLRAQRQEILAANIANADTPGYQARDIDFASQLSKTMEQGRVNGTGIALKTTSVRHIPAQNFQPPELDLLYRVPDQPALDGNTVDMDRERTNFADNSLKYQTSLTVLGGQIRGMMSVLQSGS, from the coding sequence ATGCTTGATAAATTAAACGCCTCATTGCGGTTTCAGCAGGAAGCGTTGAACTTGCGTGCCCAGCGGCAGGAAATTCTGGCCGCGAATATTGCTAATGCGGATACGCCTGGCTATCAGGCCAGGGATATTGATTTTGCCAGCCAGCTCAGTAAAACGATGGAGCAAGGGCGGGTGAACGGTACGGGTATCGCGCTGAAAACCACATCTGTACGGCATATACCGGCACAGAATTTTCAGCCGCCAGAGCTTGATTTGCTCTATCGCGTACCGGATCAGCCTGCATTAGATGGTAATACGGTCGATATGGACCGGGAACGCACTAATTTTGCCGATAACAGCCTGAAATATCAAACCAGTCTGACCGTTCTGGGCGGGCAGATTAGAGGCATGATGTCGGTCTTGCAGTCAGGCTCATGA
- the flgA gene encoding flagellar basal body P-ring formation chaperone FlgA: MKTIHYYLCLVPSCFFILCAPINANDLPAQINQFFASRFQGSTNTVNVVIKSPESQWPQCEAPQITQPGNTRAWGNVSLSVRCEQQRRFIQTEVQVTGNYVTSSRPINRGTTLTEKDISLTKGRLDLLPLRPILTLQGAQGAVLLRDLTPGQVITSAMIRRAWVVKAGQPVQIIAQGDGFTINGEGKAMNNAAAGQAVRVRTANGQIISGITNEDGIILISQ, encoded by the coding sequence ATGAAAACAATACATTATTATCTCTGCCTGGTGCCGTCCTGTTTTTTCATCTTGTGCGCCCCTATCAATGCGAACGACCTTCCAGCACAGATCAATCAATTTTTCGCCTCACGCTTTCAGGGAAGCACGAATACCGTTAACGTTGTGATAAAATCGCCAGAATCGCAATGGCCACAGTGCGAAGCGCCCCAAATCACGCAGCCCGGGAATACGAGAGCGTGGGGGAATGTTAGCCTGTCTGTACGTTGTGAGCAGCAGCGCCGTTTCATTCAAACCGAGGTTCAGGTAACAGGGAACTATGTCACCAGCTCACGGCCTATAAATCGTGGGACAACACTGACAGAAAAAGACATTAGTTTGACGAAAGGCAGGCTCGATTTATTACCGTTGCGCCCTATACTGACGTTACAAGGTGCACAGGGCGCAGTCCTTTTACGCGATCTCACACCTGGTCAGGTTATTACTTCCGCCATGATCAGACGCGCCTGGGTCGTAAAGGCAGGTCAGCCTGTGCAAATTATCGCCCAAGGTGACGGCTTCACGATTAATGGCGAAGGGAAAGCAATGAACAACGCAGCAGCCGGACAGGCCGTCAGAGTCAGAACGGCAAATGGACAAATAATCAGCGGAATTACGAACGAAGATGGGATTATTCTGATCTCACAGTAA
- the flgM gene encoding flagellar biosynthesis anti-sigma factor FlgM, protein MSIDRTQSLKPVSQIQQRESGDIAKTKHKPAETQSEVSATQVKLSDAQAKLMQPGTQDIDMARVETLKQAIRDGSLKIDAGKIADALLKETQDFLAGN, encoded by the coding sequence ATGAGTATTGATCGCACACAATCACTGAAGCCGGTCAGTCAAATTCAGCAACGAGAATCTGGCGATATTGCTAAAACCAAACACAAACCGGCTGAAACTCAGTCTGAAGTCAGCGCAACACAGGTAAAACTGAGCGATGCGCAGGCAAAATTGATGCAGCCAGGTACTCAGGATATAGATATGGCCCGCGTTGAAACCCTAAAACAGGCAATTCGTGATGGCTCACTGAAAATTGATGCAGGAAAAATTGCGGATGCGTTACTTAAAGAAACGCAGGATTTTTTAGCAGGTAATTAA
- a CDS encoding flagella synthesis protein FlgN: MENLQSILEQLLNNLHDLDTVMSEEQTLLCAGHINNIALQQVTENKTSLLATMQYLENRRHETESILKLQAPYDGIVQLSAYWQQVQELTRRLNDQNKHNGLLLSRHIAYTNEAIDILKPRHGQGLYGPDGQSKGVTVGGRKITF; the protein is encoded by the coding sequence ATGGAAAATCTACAATCGATCCTAGAACAACTGCTGAATAACCTGCATGACCTTGATACTGTTATGTCTGAAGAGCAAACGCTGCTTTGCGCAGGCCATATTAATAATATTGCTTTGCAACAGGTGACAGAGAATAAGACATCTTTGCTGGCAACGATGCAATACTTGGAAAATCGACGTCACGAAACTGAGTCTATTCTCAAACTGCAGGCACCTTATGATGGTATCGTTCAACTATCAGCCTACTGGCAGCAAGTGCAAGAACTCACCAGACGCTTAAACGATCAGAACAAGCATAATGGCCTTCTGCTTAGCCGACATATTGCGTATACGAACGAAGCGATTGATATACTGAAACCCCGCCATGGTCAGGGGCTGTATGGCCCTGATGGTCAGTCGAAAGGCGTAACCGTTGGTGGCAGAAAAATCACGTTCTAA
- a CDS encoding flagellar protein FlhE, whose amino-acid sequence MRKVIGYLVATIVLALPLSAIATPGSWNGSQPGIKLDYRGEMITTSAFAPSIELKPDETITTIYWRYAIDSVIPTGLVVKLCSQSPQRCVDLNGSGDGQTQAFDGLAANNEFRFVYYIEGSGRLNHTFIVRTIDIAVNYK is encoded by the coding sequence ATGAGAAAGGTGATAGGTTATCTAGTCGCAACAATAGTGCTAGCTCTTCCGCTTTCTGCTATTGCAACACCGGGTAGTTGGAACGGGAGTCAGCCTGGAATAAAACTTGATTACCGTGGTGAAATGATTACGACGTCGGCTTTTGCTCCTAGCATAGAGCTTAAGCCGGACGAGACTATTACGACAATATATTGGCGATATGCGATTGATTCAGTGATACCTACTGGATTGGTTGTTAAACTTTGTTCACAATCGCCGCAGCGTTGTGTTGACTTAAACGGAAGTGGTGATGGACAAACTCAAGCATTTGATGGGTTAGCGGCTAATAATGAGTTTCGTTTTGTATACTACATTGAGGGAAGTGGGCGTCTTAATCATACGTTTATCGTCCGTACAATCGATATTGCTGTAAACTATAAATGA
- the flhA gene encoding flagellar biosynthesis protein FlhA, with protein MANLAAFLRLPSNMKGTQWQILAGPILILLILSMMVLPLPPFILDLLFTFNIALSIMVLLVAMFTQRTLEFAAFPTILLFSTLLRLSLNVASTRIILLEGHTGTAAAGKVVEAFGHFLVGGNFAIGIVVFIILVLINFMVITKGAGRIAEVGARFVLDGMPGKQMAIDADLNAGIIGEEEAKKRRSEVTQESDFYGSMDGASKFVRGDAVAGLIIMVINIVGGLIVGVVQHGMAVGQAAESYTLLTIGDGLVAQIPALIISTAAGVIVTRVSTDQDVGQQMVTQLFNNPRVMVLSAAVIGLIGLVPGMPNFVFLLFTASLLGLAWWMRGEQTKEPAAQSIPASMEKHQVIEASWSDVQLEDPLGMEVGYRLIPMVDAQQDGELLGRIRSIRKKFAQEMGYLPPVVHIRDNLELQPASYRILMKGVEVGSGEAHPGRWMAINPGNAVGSLSGEATQDPAFGLPAVWIDNALKDQAQVQGFTVVEASTVIATHLNHLIALHASELFGRQEAQQLMERVAQEMPKLTEDFIPGVVTLTTLHKVLQNLLSEKVSIRDMRTIMETLAEHAPVQPDPYELTTVVRVALGRAITQQWFPGDSELQVIGLEGSLERLLLQALQGGGGLEPGLADRLLEQAKQALQRQEMLGAPPVLLVNHALRALLARFLHRSLPNMAVLSNLEISDHRQIRMTSVIGEAQ; from the coding sequence ATGGCTAATTTGGCCGCTTTTCTTCGTTTACCGAGTAATATGAAAGGTACCCAATGGCAAATATTAGCCGGACCTATACTGATCCTGCTGATACTTTCCATGATGGTATTGCCGCTGCCGCCATTCATTCTGGATCTGCTATTTACCTTTAACATCGCACTATCAATCATGGTATTGCTGGTTGCGATGTTTACACAACGGACGCTGGAGTTTGCTGCGTTCCCTACGATCCTGCTGTTTTCTACGCTACTTCGCTTGTCACTCAACGTCGCCTCTACACGTATCATTTTATTGGAGGGGCATACGGGGACTGCAGCAGCAGGGAAAGTTGTCGAAGCATTTGGACACTTCCTTGTAGGCGGGAATTTCGCTATTGGTATTGTGGTCTTTATCATTCTTGTCTTAATCAACTTCATGGTTATCACCAAAGGTGCCGGGCGTATCGCTGAAGTTGGTGCCCGCTTTGTGTTGGATGGCATGCCAGGCAAACAGATGGCGATCGATGCCGATCTTAATGCTGGGATAATTGGTGAAGAAGAGGCGAAAAAACGTCGCTCTGAGGTAACTCAGGAGTCAGATTTTTATGGTTCAATGGATGGTGCCAGTAAGTTTGTGCGTGGCGATGCTGTCGCTGGACTGATTATCATGGTCATCAACATTGTCGGTGGATTGATCGTCGGCGTCGTGCAGCACGGAATGGCTGTAGGGCAGGCGGCGGAAAGCTATACGCTGCTTACTATTGGTGATGGCCTGGTTGCTCAGATCCCTGCTCTGATTATTTCTACCGCTGCGGGTGTTATTGTTACTCGCGTGAGTACCGATCAGGATGTCGGTCAACAGATGGTCACTCAACTCTTCAATAATCCGCGGGTTATGGTGCTGAGTGCGGCAGTGATTGGGCTTATTGGGTTGGTTCCCGGAATGCCTAATTTTGTCTTTCTGTTATTTACTGCGTCTTTGCTGGGGCTTGCTTGGTGGATGCGTGGTGAACAGACAAAAGAGCCCGCGGCGCAGTCTATACCGGCATCAATGGAGAAGCACCAGGTTATTGAAGCCAGTTGGTCTGATGTGCAGCTTGAAGATCCATTGGGCATGGAAGTAGGTTACCGATTGATCCCCATGGTTGACGCGCAGCAAGATGGCGAACTATTGGGCCGAATCCGTAGTATCAGGAAGAAATTTGCTCAGGAAATGGGATACTTGCCGCCAGTGGTTCATATCCGGGATAACCTGGAGCTTCAGCCTGCCAGTTACCGCATATTAATGAAGGGTGTTGAAGTAGGGAGCGGTGAGGCTCATCCCGGCCGTTGGATGGCTATTAATCCAGGGAATGCGGTTGGTTCCTTGTCTGGAGAGGCTACACAAGATCCAGCATTTGGGTTACCAGCGGTCTGGATTGATAATGCGCTGAAAGACCAGGCTCAAGTTCAGGGGTTCACTGTAGTAGAGGCAAGTACAGTGATTGCAACACATTTGAATCACTTAATTGCACTACATGCTAGTGAATTGTTTGGCCGACAAGAAGCCCAACAATTGATGGAGCGTGTTGCTCAAGAAATGCCAAAGTTGACAGAAGACTTCATCCCAGGCGTTGTGACGTTAACCACCTTGCACAAAGTTTTGCAAAACCTGCTCAGCGAGAAGGTTTCTATCAGAGATATGCGTACTATTATGGAAACGTTGGCTGAGCATGCGCCCGTGCAACCAGACCCTTATGAACTCACCACGGTGGTGAGGGTTGCTCTGGGACGTGCTATCACTCAACAGTGGTTCCCAGGAGACAGCGAACTTCAGGTTATCGGTCTGGAGGGTTCGCTGGAACGCCTTCTTCTACAGGCCCTTCAGGGGGGCGGTGGCCTTGAACCGGGGCTTGCGGACCGACTGCTTGAACAGGCGAAGCAAGCACTACAGCGGCAGGAAATGTTGGGTGCTCCACCTGTTCTGCTTGTGAACCATGCCTTACGAGCTTTACTTGCCCGATTCCTGCATCGTAGTCTGCCAAACATGGCTGTACTTTCTAATTTGGAAATCAGCGATCATCGCCAAATTCGGATGACATCGGTCATCGGGGAAGCTCAATAA